A genomic region of Serratia fonticola contains the following coding sequences:
- the cysB gene encoding HTH-type transcriptional regulator CysB — MKLQQLRYIVEVVNHNLNVSSTAEGLYTSQPGISKQVRMLEDELGIQIFARSGKHLTQVTPAGQEIIRIAREVLSKVDAIKAVAGEHTYPDKGSLYVATTHTQARYALPNVIKGFIERYPRVSLHMHQGSPTQIAEAVSKGSADFAIATEALHLYEDLIMLPCYHWNRAVVVKPDHPLAGKSHITIEELAAYPIVTYTFGFTGRSELDTAFNRAGLTPRIVFTATDADVIKTYVRLGLGVGVIASMAVDPVQDPDLVTVDARDIFTYSTTKIGFRRSTFLRSYMYDFIQRFAPHLTRDVVDTAVALRSNEEIEAMFKDIKLPVK, encoded by the coding sequence ATGAAATTGCAGCAACTTCGTTATATCGTAGAAGTGGTGAATCATAACCTCAATGTCTCTTCTACGGCAGAAGGTCTCTATACCTCTCAGCCCGGCATCAGCAAGCAGGTAAGAATGCTTGAGGATGAGTTGGGCATCCAGATCTTTGCCCGTAGTGGCAAACACCTGACTCAGGTGACACCTGCTGGCCAGGAAATCATTCGTATTGCCCGCGAAGTACTCTCCAAAGTAGATGCCATCAAGGCTGTCGCGGGTGAGCACACTTATCCGGACAAAGGCTCACTCTACGTTGCCACTACGCATACCCAGGCACGTTACGCATTGCCTAATGTGATTAAAGGCTTCATCGAGCGTTACCCACGCGTATCGCTGCACATGCATCAGGGCTCACCGACACAAATTGCTGAAGCGGTTTCCAAAGGGTCTGCTGACTTCGCCATTGCGACTGAAGCCCTGCACCTCTATGAAGATTTAATCATGCTGCCGTGCTACCACTGGAACCGTGCGGTAGTTGTGAAGCCCGATCATCCTTTAGCGGGCAAAAGCCATATCACTATCGAAGAATTGGCGGCTTATCCTATCGTCACTTATACCTTTGGTTTTACCGGCCGCTCTGAACTGGACACCGCATTTAACCGCGCCGGGCTCACGCCACGTATCGTGTTTACCGCCACCGATGCTGATGTCATCAAAACTTATGTACGTCTGGGACTCGGGGTTGGGGTTATCGCCAGCATGGCGGTAGACCCAGTGCAGGATCCTGACTTGGTCACCGTTGATGCGCGGGATATTTTCACTTACAGCACCACCAAGATCGGTTTTCGCCGCAGTACCTTCCTGCGTAGCTATATGTACGATTTCATCCAACGCTTCGCTCCTCATCTGACACGAGATGTGGTCGATACTGCGGTGGCGCTGCGCTCCAATGAAGAGATCGAGGCGATGTTCAAGGACATTAAGCTGCCGGTAAAATAG
- the acnA gene encoding aconitate hydratase AcnA, translating into MSSDLRKTSMDKLEALGSEYYYYSLPLAARQLGDIDRLPKSMKVLLENLLRHVDGDTVQVDDLKAIVGWLQTGHAEREIAYRPARVLMQDFTGVPAVVDLAAMREAVQRLGGNVGQVNPLSPVDLVIDHSVTVDEFGDDQAFGENVRIEMERNHERYTFLRWGQKAFNRFRVVPPGTGICHQVNLEYLGQTVWHTEENGQRIAYPDTLVGTDSHTTMINGLGILGWGVGGIEAEAAMLGQPVSMLIPDVVGFKLTGKLPEGITATDLVLTVTQMLRKHGVVGKFVEFYGDGLADLPLADRATIANMSPEFGATCGFFPVDDVTLGYLKLSGRSAEQIALVEAYAKAQGMWRNLGDEPVFTSTLALDMSTVEASLAGPKRPQDRVPLPQVPNAFNAATELEIGGHKDPQDAKNFTLDGKTHQLNSGAVVIAAITSCTNTSNPSVMMAAGLLAKKAVEKGLKTKPWVKTSLAPGSKVVTEYFNSAKLTPYLEQLGFNLVGYGCTTCIGNSGPLPEPIEQAIKAGDLTVGAVLSGNRNFEGRIHPLVKTNWLASPPLVVAYALAGNMKIDLTNDALGEGRDGKPVYLKDIWPTSKEIAQAVEEVRTEMFHKEYGAVFDGDASWQSIQVTGSATYQWQPDSTYIRHPPFFSTMKAQPDPVQDINGARILAILADSVTTDHISPAGNIKRDSPAGRYLSERGVEAKDFNSYGSRRGNHEVMMRGTFANIRIRNEMVPGVEGGYTRHLPSQNQMSIYDAAMQYQQERVPLAVIAGKEYGSGSSRDWAAKGPRLLGVRVVIAESFERIHRSNLIGMGILPLEFPQGVTRKTLGLTGEEQISVSGLQTLKPGQTVPVNITYTDGREEVINTRCRIDTGNELTYYQNDGILHYVIRKML; encoded by the coding sequence ATGTCGTCCGATCTTCGTAAAACGAGTATGGATAAGCTGGAGGCACTGGGTAGTGAATATTACTATTACAGCCTGCCACTGGCGGCCAGACAGTTAGGGGATATTGACCGGCTGCCGAAATCAATGAAAGTGTTACTGGAAAACCTGCTGCGGCATGTGGATGGTGACACCGTGCAGGTTGACGATCTGAAAGCAATTGTCGGCTGGCTGCAAACCGGCCACGCCGAGCGGGAAATTGCCTATCGCCCGGCGCGAGTATTGATGCAAGACTTCACCGGCGTGCCCGCTGTCGTAGACCTGGCCGCTATGCGCGAGGCGGTACAGCGTCTGGGGGGCAACGTTGGCCAGGTGAACCCGCTTTCGCCGGTTGATCTGGTGATCGACCACTCCGTTACGGTTGATGAGTTTGGTGACGATCAGGCTTTTGGTGAGAACGTCCGTATTGAAATGGAACGTAATCACGAGCGCTACACTTTCCTGCGCTGGGGGCAAAAAGCCTTTAACCGATTCCGCGTAGTGCCGCCCGGCACAGGCATCTGTCACCAGGTTAATCTGGAGTATCTGGGGCAAACCGTTTGGCATACCGAAGAGAATGGTCAGCGTATTGCTTATCCAGATACCTTGGTCGGTACCGACTCTCATACCACCATGATTAACGGCTTGGGTATCCTGGGGTGGGGTGTCGGCGGTATTGAGGCTGAAGCCGCCATGCTGGGGCAGCCGGTATCAATGCTAATCCCTGACGTTGTCGGTTTTAAACTTACCGGTAAACTGCCTGAAGGGATCACCGCAACCGACTTGGTGCTGACCGTTACCCAGATGCTGCGTAAACATGGCGTGGTCGGTAAGTTTGTCGAGTTCTATGGGGACGGATTGGCTGATTTGCCGTTGGCGGACCGGGCAACCATTGCCAATATGTCTCCGGAATTCGGGGCAACCTGTGGTTTCTTCCCTGTGGATGACGTTACCCTGGGCTATCTGAAACTCAGCGGCCGTAGTGCTGAGCAGATTGCTCTGGTTGAGGCTTATGCCAAAGCGCAGGGAATGTGGCGTAACCTTGGCGATGAGCCGGTCTTTACCAGTACGTTGGCACTGGATATGTCAACGGTTGAGGCTAGCCTGGCTGGGCCAAAGCGCCCACAGGATCGCGTGCCGTTGCCACAGGTACCAAACGCGTTCAATGCTGCGACTGAACTGGAAATTGGCGGGCATAAAGACCCGCAAGACGCGAAAAATTTCACTCTGGACGGCAAAACTCATCAACTGAATAGCGGGGCAGTGGTGATTGCGGCCATTACCTCCTGCACCAACACCTCCAACCCGAGCGTGATGATGGCTGCCGGGTTACTGGCAAAAAAAGCGGTAGAAAAAGGGCTGAAGACCAAACCTTGGGTGAAAACATCGTTAGCGCCCGGTTCCAAGGTCGTGACCGAATATTTCAACAGCGCCAAACTGACACCGTATCTGGAACAGCTGGGCTTTAACCTGGTCGGTTACGGTTGTACTACCTGCATTGGCAATTCCGGGCCGCTACCAGAGCCGATTGAACAGGCGATTAAAGCCGGTGACCTGACGGTTGGGGCCGTTTTGTCCGGCAACCGTAACTTTGAGGGGCGCATTCATCCGCTGGTAAAAACCAATTGGCTGGCTTCACCGCCGTTGGTGGTTGCCTACGCGTTGGCCGGGAATATGAAAATCGACCTGACCAACGATGCGCTGGGCGAAGGGCGCGACGGTAAGCCGGTCTATCTGAAGGATATCTGGCCAACCAGCAAGGAAATTGCTCAGGCGGTGGAAGAGGTTCGCACCGAGATGTTCCACAAAGAATATGGTGCAGTGTTTGATGGTGATGCCAGTTGGCAATCGATCCAGGTTACCGGTTCGGCTACCTATCAGTGGCAGCCCGATTCCACCTATATTCGTCATCCTCCTTTCTTTAGCACCATGAAAGCGCAGCCGGATCCGGTACAGGATATTAACGGTGCGCGTATTCTGGCGATCCTGGCGGATTCAGTGACCACTGACCACATTTCTCCTGCGGGTAATATCAAACGCGACAGTCCGGCAGGACGTTACCTGAGCGAACGTGGCGTGGAGGCGAAAGACTTCAACTCTTACGGCTCGCGGCGAGGCAATCACGAAGTCATGATGCGAGGGACATTTGCTAATATCCGTATCCGCAACGAAATGGTGCCTGGCGTAGAGGGCGGTTATACCCGTCATCTGCCTTCGCAGAATCAGATGTCGATCTATGATGCGGCAATGCAGTATCAGCAAGAACGAGTGCCGCTGGCGGTGATTGCCGGCAAAGAGTATGGCTCCGGCTCAAGCCGTGACTGGGCAGCGAAAGGCCCGCGCCTGTTAGGGGTACGCGTAGTGATCGCCGAGTCTTTCGAACGTATACATCGCTCGAATCTGATTGGTATGGGGATCCTGCCGTTAGAATTCCCGCAAGGGGTGACGCGTAAAACGCTGGGGCTAACGGGAGAAGAGCAAATCAGCGTCAGTGGTTTACAGACGCTAAAACCGGGCCAGACGGTACCGGTTAACATCACCTATACGGATGGGCGCGAGGAGGTGATCAATACCCGCTGCCGTATCGATACCGGCAATGAGCTGACCTACTACCAGAATGACGGTATTCTGCACTATGTCATTCGCAAAATGTTGTAG
- the ribA gene encoding GTP cyclohydrolase II, with protein sequence MQLKLVAEAKLPTPWGDFLMVGFEELATGHDHLALVFGDISGETPVLSRVHSECLTGDALFSLRCDCGFQLEAALEHIAEEGRGILLYHRQEGRNIGLLNKIRAYALQDKGADTVEANHQLGFAADERDFTLCADMFKLLGVNAVRLLTNNPKKVEILSEAGINITERVPLIVGRNPKNERYLATKAAKMGHLLDQK encoded by the coding sequence ATGCAGCTTAAACTGGTGGCAGAAGCCAAACTGCCGACACCATGGGGTGATTTCCTGATGGTGGGATTCGAAGAACTGGCAACCGGACATGATCATCTGGCCCTGGTATTCGGTGATATCTCCGGCGAAACGCCGGTTCTCTCACGCGTCCATTCAGAATGTTTGACTGGTGACGCCCTTTTCAGCCTGCGCTGTGACTGTGGTTTCCAACTGGAAGCCGCACTGGAACATATTGCAGAAGAAGGCCGCGGCATTCTGCTTTATCATCGCCAAGAAGGCCGCAACATCGGCCTGTTGAACAAGATCCGCGCTTATGCCCTGCAGGATAAAGGGGCTGATACGGTAGAGGCCAACCATCAGCTCGGTTTTGCCGCAGATGAGCGTGACTTCACCCTGTGCGCCGATATGTTCAAGCTGTTGGGGGTTAACGCCGTGCGATTGCTGACCAACAACCCGAAAAAGGTCGAGATCCTGAGCGAAGCTGGCATCAACATCACCGAGCGTGTACCGCTGATCGTGGGGCGCAACCCCAAGAACGAGCGTTACCTGGCCACCAAAGCCGCCAAAATGGGGCATTTGCTGGATCAGAAATAA
- the pgpB gene encoding phosphatidylglycerophosphatase B encodes MFEIAKRTTGGAIVLLLMPLAVWFSGWRWQPGGDDGLLKGLYWVTETVTAPWGILTSLILSAWFLWCLRFRLKPAIGLLILLLAAIVIGQGIKSVIKDRVQEPRPFVKWLESVHHIDDEYFYSLPRKERSALVKQQLQDQTVVPAWLSKHWQFETGFAFPSGHTLFAASWALLGVGLLWPRRHYKTVAVLMVWAIGVMASRLLLGMHWPRDLAMAVVISWLLVTIASWLAQRWFGPLTIPPQEQQEIAEREHDK; translated from the coding sequence ATGTTTGAGATAGCAAAGCGCACGACAGGCGGTGCAATTGTGCTGCTGCTGATGCCACTGGCGGTCTGGTTCTCTGGCTGGCGCTGGCAACCAGGCGGCGATGACGGCCTGTTAAAAGGGCTGTATTGGGTAACGGAAACCGTAACGGCACCTTGGGGGATACTGACCAGCCTGATTTTGTCCGCCTGGTTTTTATGGTGTTTGCGTTTTCGTCTGAAGCCAGCAATTGGATTGCTGATCCTGTTGTTGGCGGCCATTGTCATTGGCCAGGGGATTAAATCGGTTATCAAGGATCGGGTTCAGGAACCGAGGCCATTTGTTAAGTGGTTGGAGTCTGTTCATCATATCGATGATGAGTACTTCTACTCACTCCCCAGGAAAGAGCGCAGTGCGTTGGTTAAACAGCAGCTCCAGGATCAGACTGTAGTGCCTGCCTGGCTGAGTAAACACTGGCAATTTGAGACAGGTTTTGCATTTCCTTCCGGTCATACCCTGTTTGCAGCCAGTTGGGCTCTGTTGGGGGTAGGGTTACTGTGGCCGCGCCGCCATTATAAAACCGTTGCTGTACTGATGGTTTGGGCGATCGGCGTAATGGCGAGCCGTTTGCTGCTCGGGATGCATTGGCCACGGGATTTGGCGATGGCGGTGGTTATCAGTTGGCTGTTGGTGACGATCGCCAGTTGGTTGGCGCAGCGATGGTTTGGTCCACTGACTATACCGCCGCAGGAGCAGCAGGAAATCGCTGAACGAGAACATGACAAATAA
- a CDS encoding LapA family protein codes for MKYLLIFLLVLVIFVISVTLGANNDQVVTFNYLVAQGEYRVSTLLATLFGSGFVLGWIICGLFYLRTRIALGRAERKIKRLEVQLETPAEPASLPATSKE; via the coding sequence GTGAAATATTTGCTAATTTTTTTGTTGGTTCTGGTGATATTCGTAATTTCGGTAACGCTGGGCGCCAATAACGATCAGGTCGTGACGTTTAACTATTTGGTTGCTCAAGGTGAATATCGTGTATCAACCCTATTGGCCACCCTGTTTGGGAGTGGTTTTGTGCTGGGGTGGATTATCTGCGGGTTATTCTACCTGCGTACACGCATTGCACTGGGGCGGGCCGAACGCAAAATCAAAAGGCTGGAAGTGCAACTCGAAACGCCTGCCGAGCCGGCGTCTTTGCCTGCCACCAGCAAGGAATAA
- the lapB gene encoding lipopolysaccharide assembly protein LapB, with translation MLELLFLLLPVAAAYGWYMGRRSAQQDKQQEANRLSREYVAGVNFLLSNQQDKAVDLFLDMLKEDSNTVEAHLTLGNLFRSRGEVDRAIRIHQALMESASLTFEQRLLAIQQLGRDYMAAGLYDRAEDMFSQLVNEEDFRISALQQLLVIHQATSDWQKAIDVAEKLVKLGKDKQRIEIAHFYCELALQAMGSDDLDKAMGLLKRAAAADKQCARVSIMFGRIFMAQEDYSKAVEALKRVLDQDKELVSEALPMMHECYQHLQQQQEWADFLKRCVEENTGATAELMLAEVIEQREGRDVVQVYINRQLQRHPTMRVFYRLMDYHLADAEEGRAKESLLLLRDMVGEQIRTKPRYRCHKCGFTAHSLYWHCPSCRAWASVKPIRGLDGQ, from the coding sequence ATGTTAGAGCTGCTGTTTCTGTTGCTGCCTGTAGCTGCCGCGTACGGTTGGTACATGGGGCGCAGAAGTGCTCAGCAGGATAAACAGCAGGAAGCCAACCGTCTGTCACGTGAGTACGTGGCTGGGGTTAACTTCCTGCTTTCCAACCAGCAGGATAAAGCGGTTGACCTGTTCCTTGATATGTTGAAAGAGGACAGCAACACCGTTGAGGCCCACCTGACGCTGGGTAACCTGTTCCGTTCACGCGGTGAAGTCGACCGTGCCATCCGTATCCATCAGGCCCTGATGGAAAGTGCTTCTTTGACCTTTGAACAACGTCTTTTGGCTATCCAGCAACTTGGGCGCGATTACATGGCCGCCGGACTGTATGACCGTGCCGAAGATATGTTCAGCCAACTGGTTAACGAAGAGGATTTTCGGATCTCTGCATTGCAGCAGCTGTTGGTGATCCATCAGGCCACCAGCGATTGGCAAAAAGCCATCGATGTGGCGGAAAAACTGGTTAAGCTGGGTAAGGATAAGCAGCGCATCGAAATCGCCCATTTCTATTGCGAACTGGCGTTGCAGGCGATGGGCAGCGACGATCTGGATAAAGCGATGGGCCTGTTAAAGCGGGCGGCTGCCGCAGATAAACAGTGTGCGCGCGTGTCGATCATGTTCGGGCGTATCTTTATGGCGCAAGAGGACTATTCCAAAGCGGTGGAAGCCTTGAAACGCGTGCTGGATCAAGACAAAGAACTGGTCAGTGAAGCCTTGCCGATGATGCATGAATGCTATCAGCATTTGCAGCAACAGCAGGAGTGGGCGGATTTCCTTAAACGCTGCGTGGAGGAAAACACCGGCGCTACGGCTGAGTTGATGCTGGCGGAAGTGATTGAGCAACGCGAAGGGCGTGATGTTGTGCAGGTGTATATTAATCGCCAATTACAGCGTCATCCTACCATGCGTGTTTTCTATCGCCTGATGGATTATCACCTGGCCGATGCAGAGGAAGGGCGCGCCAAGGAAAGCCTGTTGTTGCTACGTGACATGGTGGGTGAACAAATTCGTACCAAACCCCGCTATCGTTGTCACAAATGCGGCTTTACCGCCCATTCGCTTTACTGGCATTGCCCTTCCTGCCGGGCCTGGGCTTCGGTAAAACCTATTCGCGGGCTAGACGGGCAATAA
- a CDS encoding Arc family DNA-binding protein, which translates to MSEISTLTIKIPLALKEQIKAVALENQLSLSAEVCQRLESSFEIPAKSSKKTAPLHHDDIDNQSTEEEIEQPLSQKELKKLRQLLKGSVKNSKKK; encoded by the coding sequence ATGAGCGAGATATCCACACTAACCATCAAAATCCCTTTGGCGCTGAAAGAACAGATCAAAGCTGTCGCCCTGGAGAATCAGCTTTCACTCAGTGCAGAGGTTTGCCAACGGTTGGAAAGCAGTTTTGAAATACCGGCAAAATCCAGCAAAAAAACCGCCCCGCTGCACCACGACGACATTGACAATCAAAGTACCGAAGAAGAAATTGAACAGCCTCTGAGCCAGAAAGAGCTGAAGAAGTTACGTCAACTGTTGAAAGGTAGCGTGAAAAACAGCAAAAAGAAGTGA
- the bhsA gene encoding multiple stress resistance protein BhsA: MKSIKYFAAASFIAMTSFATVAAEPVDLQKAQNLTEMGVISAGQATTLSTLEAKLAAQADAKGASHYRIISAGGNNQLHGSAVIYK, encoded by the coding sequence ATGAAAAGCATCAAATATTTTGCCGCCGCTTCTTTTATCGCTATGACCTCATTTGCTACCGTTGCTGCTGAGCCGGTTGATTTACAGAAAGCGCAAAATCTGACCGAGATGGGCGTTATTTCTGCCGGGCAAGCCACCACGTTGAGCACTCTGGAAGCTAAACTGGCCGCTCAAGCCGATGCTAAAGGTGCGAGTCACTACCGAATTATTTCCGCTGGGGGTAACAACCAGTTGCATGGCAGTGCTGTCATCTATAAGTAA
- the pyrF gene encoding orotidine-5'-phosphate decarboxylase, translated as MKSENNINNNDLKSSPIIVALDYADRNAALAFADRIDPQDCRLKVGKEMFTLFGPEIVRDLHQRGFDVFLDLKFHDIPNTTAHAVAAAAELGVWMVNVHASGGARMMTAAKEALQPYGADAPLLIAVTVLTSMEADDLLGVGIDISPAEQAERLARLTRDCGLDGVVCSAQEATRLKAACGSQFQLVTPGIRPQGSAAGDQRRVMTPVQALAAGVDYMVIGRPITQSADPAATLSAIRASLR; from the coding sequence ATGAAGTCTGAAAATAACATTAATAACAATGACTTAAAATCATCTCCGATCATCGTTGCATTGGATTACGCCGACAGAAACGCTGCTCTGGCGTTTGCTGACCGTATTGATCCGCAAGATTGTCGGCTAAAAGTGGGCAAAGAGATGTTTACGCTATTCGGGCCAGAGATTGTACGTGACCTGCATCAGCGCGGTTTTGACGTTTTTCTGGATTTGAAATTCCACGACATCCCTAATACCACAGCACATGCAGTGGCAGCGGCGGCGGAGCTGGGGGTGTGGATGGTGAATGTGCATGCCAGCGGCGGTGCACGCATGATGACGGCAGCGAAAGAGGCATTGCAGCCTTACGGTGCTGATGCCCCGTTACTGATTGCCGTGACGGTGCTCACCAGTATGGAGGCAGACGATCTGCTCGGTGTGGGTATTGATATCAGCCCGGCCGAGCAGGCAGAAAGGCTGGCCCGTCTGACACGGGATTGTGGCTTGGACGGTGTAGTCTGTTCAGCGCAAGAGGCCACACGCCTGAAAGCAGCCTGTGGCAGCCAGTTCCAGTTGGTCACGCCAGGGATCCGTCCGCAAGGCAGTGCCGCAGGCGATCAGCGTAGAGTGATGACACCGGTACAGGCATTGGCCGCCGGCGTGGATTACATGGTGATTGGTCGTCCTATTACCCAATCTGCCGATCCTGCGGCTACGCTCAGCGCTATCCGTGCCTCACTGCGCTAA
- the yciH gene encoding stress response translation initiation inhibitor YciH, with product MKDDNSRLVYSTDSGRIKPEETKPQRAKGDGIVRIQRQTSGRKGKGVCLISGVDLDDAALDKLAAELKKKCGCGGAVKEGVIEIQGDKRDLLKQLLEAKGMTVKLAGG from the coding sequence ATGAAAGATGATAATAGCCGCCTGGTTTACTCCACCGACAGCGGGCGCATCAAACCAGAGGAAACCAAGCCACAGCGCGCCAAAGGGGATGGTATCGTGCGGATCCAGCGCCAGACCAGCGGAAGGAAAGGTAAGGGAGTTTGCCTGATTAGCGGTGTCGATCTGGATGATGCCGCCCTGGATAAACTGGCTGCTGAACTTAAAAAGAAATGTGGTTGCGGCGGAGCAGTAAAAGAGGGCGTGATTGAAATTCAGGGCGATAAACGCGACCTGCTAAAGCAGTTACTCGAGGCCAAAGGTATGACGGTAAAACTGGCGGGCGGCTGA
- the osmB gene encoding osmotically-inducible lipoprotein OsmB — MMIINKRFATAALAITLALSLGACSNMSKRDRNTAIGAGAGAVGGAVLTNGSALGTVGGAAVGGIIGHQVSK, encoded by the coding sequence ATTATGATTATTAATAAACGTTTTGCCACAGCCGCTCTGGCGATTACCCTCGCCCTGTCTCTGGGGGCCTGTTCAAATATGTCCAAACGCGATCGCAACACCGCGATAGGTGCCGGTGCTGGTGCGGTAGGTGGTGCGGTATTGACCAACGGTAGTGCGTTAGGGACTGTCGGGGGGGCTGCTGTCGGTGGCATTATCGGTCACCAGGTGAGCAAATAA
- the araD gene encoding L-ribulose-5-phosphate 4-epimerase, with protein MLNELKQQVLEANLALPRHHLVTFTWGNVSAVDREQGLMVIKPSGVEYDVMTRDDMVVVELESGKVVEGSKKPSSDTDTHRVLYLNFDAIGGIVHTHSRHATIWAQAGLDIPAWGTTHADYFYGDIPCTRPMLEAEIKGRYEWETGQVIVETFRERGLDAAMIPAALVHSHGPFAWGKDAGSAVHNAVVLEEVAYMGIFSRQLTPELANMQQTLLDKHYLRKHGKQAYYGQ; from the coding sequence ATGCTTAACGAACTCAAACAGCAGGTGCTAGAGGCTAATCTGGCGCTGCCGCGTCATCATCTGGTGACCTTCACCTGGGGCAATGTCAGTGCCGTTGACCGTGAACAAGGACTGATGGTGATCAAACCTTCCGGTGTCGAATATGACGTCATGACGCGCGATGATATGGTGGTCGTGGAGCTGGAAAGCGGTAAGGTGGTGGAAGGGAGTAAAAAACCGTCATCGGATACGGACACTCACCGGGTACTATACCTGAATTTTGACGCTATAGGTGGGATTGTTCACACGCATTCACGTCATGCTACCATTTGGGCGCAAGCCGGATTGGATATCCCCGCTTGGGGAACAACCCATGCTGATTATTTCTATGGGGATATTCCTTGTACTCGGCCAATGCTAGAGGCGGAAATCAAAGGGCGTTATGAATGGGAAACCGGTCAGGTGATCGTGGAAACCTTCCGTGAACGCGGGCTGGATGCGGCGATGATCCCGGCTGCATTGGTGCATTCTCATGGTCCATTTGCCTGGGGGAAAGACGCGGGCAGTGCGGTACATAACGCGGTGGTACTGGAAGAAGTGGCTTACATGGGGATTTTCTCGCGTCAACTCACCCCTGAACTGGCGAATATGCAACAGACTTTGCTAGACAAACACTACCTGCGCAAACATGGCAAACAGGCTTACTATGGCCAGTAA
- a CDS encoding DNA-binding transcriptional regulator YciT, protein MNSRQQTILQLVNDRRRISVSELARASGVSEVTIRQDLNLLEKRSYLKRVHGSAVALESDDVDARMMSNFTLKQKLAQYAASLVNDGETIFIESGSANALLARYLAERKRVTLITVSHYIAHLLKETDCEVIVLGGMYQKKSETVVGPLTRQCIQQVHFSKAFIGVDGFHAETGFTGRDMMRADVVNAVLAKGVENIVLTDSSKFGQIQPNPLEPTGQIGRVITDSRLASDYKQLLKSQGITLDLVNE, encoded by the coding sequence ATGAATTCAAGACAACAAACCATTTTGCAGTTGGTGAATGACCGCCGCCGCATCAGCGTCAGCGAATTGGCGCGCGCCTCCGGCGTTTCAGAGGTCACCATCCGTCAGGATCTCAACCTGTTGGAAAAGCGCAGCTATCTCAAACGCGTTCATGGTTCTGCCGTTGCTTTAGAAAGCGATGATGTTGATGCCCGAATGATGTCCAATTTCACACTTAAACAGAAGCTGGCACAATATGCCGCGTCACTGGTTAACGATGGCGAAACCATTTTTATCGAAAGTGGCAGTGCCAACGCCCTGTTAGCCCGCTATCTGGCCGAACGCAAGCGTGTCACGCTAATCACCGTCAGCCACTACATCGCCCATCTGCTGAAAGAAACCGACTGCGAGGTGATCGTACTGGGTGGGATGTACCAGAAAAAGAGTGAAACCGTTGTGGGCCCGTTAACCCGCCAATGTATTCAGCAGGTACATTTCAGCAAAGCCTTTATTGGGGTTGATGGTTTTCACGCGGAAACCGGCTTCACTGGCCGTGATATGATGCGTGCCGATGTCGTTAATGCCGTGTTAGCCAAAGGGGTGGAAAACATTGTGCTGACTGACTCGTCAAAGTTCGGTCAAATCCAGCCTAATCCATTGGAGCCAACGGGACAGATCGGACGAGTCATTACCGATTCACGCTTAGCCAGCGACTACAAGCAACTGCTCAAAAGCCAGGGCATCACATTAGATCTGGTCAACGAATAA